The sequence AAATGCTTAATGAATATTTTGGTGTTGATCGTCCTCATTGGTTGAGTCCGGATTATTATTTGGGATGGTAAAATATTTTAAGTATAACTTAAAACAGAATTTTCCAACAAAATAAAATTAGTAAAATGATTAACATGAAAAATGTTGGGCATTTTATTTTTCCTTTAAAATTCAAAAATAAAGTCTGATCAAAAAATGGCCAGACTTTTTATTTTTAAGGCTCAAAACTTTCGAATTTTCCGTTTTCGTAGAACAGAACAATTCGTTTTATCTTATTACTTTGATTTTCAATAACTTGATTAATTATTTGCTCGTTCGACTTTTCTAATGGCTGAGAATCGGATATTTTTTCTTCAGCTTTACTTTGATGCGGAATAATCGATTCTCGCAAGACTTGAATTTCTTCAGTTTTTTCCTCTGCAGTTCCAAAATCTTCATCGTCGTTCATCATCGTAAATAAATCGGGAAGAGATGTAGGTTTTGTTTTTTCTTCCGAATTTTCAATTTCGAGACTATGCTCAGTTTCCGGTAAATCAGATTTCAGCATTTCACCGTCACCAGTCACCAGCCAGTCCCAAAGAATCTCAGGAAACCTTGATTTTATTTTTATAATAAATTCTAAAGAAGGTTTATTCCTCCCGGAAGTAATGTGCGAAATAGAAGATCGCTGCACATCAATTTCGTCCGCAAACTCTGAAGAGCTCAGCTTAGAATATTCTATAACTTTTGAAATTCTCTCATTTAAACTCATAAAAACAAGCTTTTAATCTTGTTACAAATGTAAATATAAAATTTACAATTGCAAAATACAAAAGTAAACAATGTTAGTAATTGTTAATATACAAAAGTAAATAATAATAAATGTTTGTTTATCATGTATTTATATAATATTCTCATGAAATTTTAAACTTTATCCACAAAATATTAATTAAGTAAATTCTAATTGCTGTCACACTTAAAGTATAACTCGAGATAATATTTTTAACTAAAATTCCGAAATTTATTTTAACGCATAAAAGACCAATAATTTCTTCTATCTCCTTTCTACAGGTATTTTGTGACCTATCATCGTGTTGTAGAGTGGGAGAGAGGCTATATGGCTGGTTTTGTAGCGAATTAGGATATATAATAACGTCTTATTTTAATTTTAGTGCATAATAAACCTTTATAGGAAGAGGTTTTAACAAAACATTAAGATTGAAATGATCATCACATATAAAACTTTCAGCAACTATTTTAGCATATTCATTTAAACTGACTTTGAGCTCATAATTTATGTGGATAAAATAATAAATAACCTTAATTTACATTTGTATAATGAGTGTAATGTATACCTTAATCCACATTTTACATGTTTAGTATAATAACACTCAAATGGACTAAAATCGACTTATCCACACTTAAAGTAAAGGTAAATTAACTATTTAGATAATGATTTTAATTGTTTGAATTATAGGTGATTAAATACAATTAATTAAATTATTAACAATCCACAATTTAACTAACAGACTTTTTGGCAATTTACATTGTTTAATCATGTTACAAATGTTAATTTCTTTTTATCCTCAAAAATCATTATTTTTGACT comes from Chryseobacterium sp. 3008163 and encodes:
- a CDS encoding helix-turn-helix domain-containing protein; its protein translation is MSLNERISKVIEYSKLSSSEFADEIDVQRSSISHITSGRNKPSLEFIIKIKSRFPEILWDWLVTGDGEMLKSDLPETEHSLEIENSEEKTKPTSLPDLFTMMNDDEDFGTAEEKTEEIQVLRESIIPHQSKAEEKISDSQPLEKSNEQIINQVIENQSNKIKRIVLFYENGKFESFEP